In the genome of Calliopsis andreniformis isolate RMS-2024a chromosome 10, iyCalAndr_principal, whole genome shotgun sequence, one region contains:
- the LOC143184637 gene encoding NADH dehydrogenase [ubiquinone] 1 alpha subcomplex subunit 1-like, with the protein MWYEILPCVGIMATCLSLPQILQYYGNSWVFGNPMRRNLNSSWDSMMFERDERISNGAPWKTVGLENIPDK; encoded by the exons atgtGGTACGAGATTCTGCCATGTGTAGGTATAATGGCAACTTGTTTGTCATTACCACAAATACTTCAATATTATGGGAATTCATGGGTGTTTGGAAAT CCAATGCGCAGAAATTTGAATTCGTCGTGGGATTCAATGATGTTTGAAAGAGATGAGAGAATATCTAATGGTGCTCCTTGGAAAACAGTG GGTTTGGAGAACATTCCTGACAAATAA
- the LOC143184612 gene encoding 17-beta-hydroxysteroid dehydrogenase 13, producing the protein MESIKKSFRPPKMLIKLYCFFVLIVDVVALLGGIVFAILIALYRTFRPPPLKSLHREVAMVVGAGRGIGRELAIHLCQLGANVACVDIDKENCETTVQKALQTCGMAKTYTCDVTDKNKVARTVNNIRSELGEVTMLFHCCSIPSPRALIEDKQEIRHTIDLTVISHFWLLETVQPCMERAGKGHIVVLSSVAGLSGGASGPSRVPLTTAQFAIQGLAESLHTELRHTNSNIKITLVHVYPFILGAEAPKDIRLRIPSYFGTMPAAEAAKRILNGVRRNYAEFSVPGYLLYVGHVLRILPKKASFMLRDLLDTGVDFG; encoded by the exons ATG gaaAGTATAAAGAAAAGTTTTAGACCTCCAAAGATGCTAATCAAACTCTATTGTTTTTTTGTTCTGATAGTAGATGTGGTAGCACTTTTAGGTGGAATTGTCTTTGCTATATTAATTGCACTATATAGAACGTTTAGACCTCCACCTTTAAAAAGTCTTCACAGAGAAGTTGCAATG GTTGTTGGCGCAGGAAGGGGAATAGGTAGAGAATTAGCCATACATTTGTGCCAATTAGGTGCTAATGTTGCCTGTGTGGATATCGACAAAGAAAATTGTGAAACTACTGTGCAGAAGGCCTTACAAACTTGTGGAATGGCTAAAACATATACTTGTGATGTTACAGATAAAAATAAA GTGGCTCGTACAGTGAATAATATTCGATCAGAACTAGGAGAAGTAACAATGCTTTTTCATTGCTGCAGTATACCTAGTCCTAGAGCACTGATTGAAGATAAGCAAGAAATAAGGCATACAATTGATTTAACAGTCATTAGTCACTTCTGG TTATTAGAGACAGTTCAACCCTGTATGGAGCGTGCTGGTAAAGGGCACATAGTGGTTTTGTCTTCTGTAGCTGGCTTATCTGGTGGTGCCTCTGGACCAAGTAGAGTTCCTTTAACAACTGCACAATTTGCTATTCAAGGATTAGCTGAATCATTACACACTGAACTAAGGCATACAAATAGTAATATTAAAATCACCTTAGTCCATGTTTATCCATTTATCTTGGGTGCTGAAGCTCCTAAAGATATTCGCTTAAG AATACCAAGTTACTTCGGCACAATGCCTGCCGCCGAAGCCGCTAAACGAATTTTAAATGGCGTTCGTCGCAACTATGCGGAATTCAGTGTACCTGGCTACTTACTTTATGTAGGACATGTTCTTAG GATACTTCCAAAAAAGGCTTCGTTTATGTTGCGTGATTTACTAGACACGGGAGTGGATTTTGGGTGA